The genomic region CATAAATAAAACCAGTCATTACCATGTCTTGAGTGAATTCAATTTTAATAGTCGTTACTTCTATTAACTTTTTGTTATCTGTCACCAGTTGCTTTATTTGCTGTGATTCCATGTACTGATTGTTTAGAAAAATTATTATTATCACTAAAGAAATAACCCATTTTCCCCATTTTATATTTTTTTCTATTCTCTCTGTAAGTTCTCGGCTGAACATAGCACCCTCCCTGTCTTATTTAGATTCTATTATGTTTTTATTTTTGTTAAATACGTGTTGTATCAGAGATTTTATCCAATTTTTCGGTATAATACACAACACAGAGTTTTTGTAGAATTCCTGTCGCATCATCCAGTCAACCGCATAATTTAATTTTTCTACACCTTTGTCACCTCCCATTGCTTCCGCCCATTTTGAAGCGACAAATGCCAGAACTTCTGCTTTTTTGTATTTGTACACGAAAAATCCTATTGCCACTAAACCTATCACGATTGATGTATTTATATATGGATGTTGCATATAAAATCCTGTTACTAAATTTAAATAATTCATAATTTATTCCTCCTATTTTTTAAGTTCAAAATGCGGGTAATCCTTGAAACTTTTCCAGTCTCCACCCCATTCTATATTTATTCCTAATTTTTTTGCTACAAATTTTATGTGAGGTGCTATTTTATTAATGATTGTCTTATCATCATCTACCTGTACTTTCCCACCATAATATGCATATAAATCAACAGCATAACCATAACCGTCTGATTTAGCCTGATGATTTGATTTCTTCTTTACTCCGTCCGTATAAGTTACGATTTTACCTGAGGCTGTTCTCCCTTTTGCATATAATGCTTGTTGCTGTGCAGTTGTTCTTAACTCATCTGTTATAGTAAAATCTACAGGACTTGTTTTTATTGCTTCTGTCATTACTTTTACTAAGTCCGGATGTATTCTTTTTAAACTGTTCAAACTTCTTTGACTAAATTTAAATCCTGTATTTTCAATAATTTCCGGCTTACTCTCTTTATTTTTTACTTTTCTCAATGCAAGATATAAAATATCTCCTTCCTGTTTTTCATTTGTTACATCATATTCTATTCCTTTATAATTCATTTTTCCCTCACTTATATTCTATTTCATTATAATCCTTAAAATTATACTGAGTATCTTCAATTATAATATTATCAATAATTTTTCTTATGTCCATTATTTTGAAGTATTCTATTAACTTAGCAAGAGTATTAAAATTAATACTACTCGCCTTGTTCTCATATAAATTTTGCAAAGTTGATAATGCTATTTTGGTATCTTTACTTATAATTTTTAGTTCATTTTAAGGACACCCTTTATTTTCTTGCTTTCTAGCCCTTTATATATTCTGCTATTGCTTTCGCATAACTTCTTCCTAATTGTTCCTGAACTGCATTAAGTGTCGCTATATCCCTGTCATTTGATATGAAGCCACTTTCTATTAGTACTGCGGTTGCTTTTGTCTTTTGAAATAATGCATGCCCTCTTGCTCCACTCACATTTGGCTTTATTCCTCTGTTTTTTAATTTAGTTATACATAAGTTAGCCTCAAGCATTTTTCGTGCTAATTCCTTGCCTTTTGAACTCGTAGGGTAATAAAATACCTCTACTCCGTTTCCTTCATTATAATCCACAGAATTTAAATGAAATGATACAATAACATCATCTTTTGTACTTATTCTGTTTATTTCATCTGGTAACTTGGAAAATCTCTCACTTTGTATTATTACTTCATGATCTACTTCCATTTCTTTTAAGTATGGAGATACATATTTATTTACCAGATCATAATTGTATTTATACTCTTCAAATCCGTTCCCTATGGCTCCGGGGTCATAAACTCTCACCCCTTTCTTATTTATCGTATTACCATGTCCTATGTTAAGTATTGCTTTTCTTTTCATTCTCTTTGTCTCCTTAATAAAAATATCCTACCGGTTTTATTGATAATGTTACGCTACCTGACACTAAATTTCCTGTATTTCCTACCCTATACATCACTAAGTTTGGTGGAGTGAAAAATCCTGTAAACAATATATCTACTCTTCCATTTTTCATAAAATTAATATACTCAAACATATCATAGGTTTCAGGTCTCTTTATTATGAACTGTCTGTAAGTTGTTTCTGTTGTTCCTGATACTCCGTTTGTTGCTTTTATTATTACATTTAATACTATTTCTTTAAATATAGAAGGTACAATATCCGAATTAAAATCCGAACTTTTCAGATATTTGTTTCCTCCGGTTCCCCCTGTTATCTGTTCTGTCACCTGTTTTTCATTAAACCTTACATATCCCCCTCTTATTTGCCACTGCTGATAATTTAAAAATGCTATTTCTTCTACTTCATAATATTCTTCAGTGTCCTCGTCCCAACCTAAAAGATTTATATACCTGACTGCTCCTGTTATAAGGTTAGGGTTCAGTGCATCTTTTACAAACTCTACTTTTACTGTTTGTAATTCATCTTCAAAGTATTCAAACTTTAAAAAACCGTTTCCTAAATTTATTACCGGAGTTGTTGGAAATGAAAAGTTATACACTTTTACTTTCTTTTTTGATTTTACGGCTTCTAAAAATTTTATATTCAATTCTTCCTCTGTCATCTCTGCACAGTCTATTCCCCAATCTAGGAAATCACTGCCTTTTAAATCATTTATTTCAGACATTAGCTTTGATATATCGCTCTGAACATTTCCTGTTCCTGTTATTACATTTTTTGCCAGTGTTGAAGGATACAAAGTTCGGTATCCTTCTGCTGTTTTTTCTTTTAATTTCACGTTTGCCATCTCTGATCACCTACACAGTTTCTTCTAGCCAGATATCTCCTTCTACCTGTCCTGTCGGCTCTGTTGCTGATACCTTAATATCTACAATATTTGGTTTATTCTGTATATCTGTCCAGTCAATTACCATGTCCATACTCTCAAATTCAGATATCTTTATCCAGTTACTCCCATCATAGATATATGAGGCTCCTCCTGCTTTTACTGTACTGTCTCCTGTTGCATCTAATACATAAGCAATCAGACCTTCTTCCGGAGTTAAGGCATCTCTTGCCGGTATATCTGCTACTACTTTTGCTCCTGCTCCACCAGCTGACGGTAAACTGTCAAGAAACGCCTGTACTGTTGTTC from Sebaldella sp. S0638 harbors:
- a CDS encoding M15 family metallopeptidase, with product MNYKGIEYDVTNEKQEGDILYLALRKVKNKESKPEIIENTGFKFSQRSLNSLKRIHPDLVKVMTEAIKTSPVDFTITDELRTTAQQQALYAKGRTASGKIVTYTDGVKKKSNHQAKSDGYGYAVDLYAYYGGKVQVDDDKTIINKIAPHIKFVAKKLGINIEWGGDWKSFKDYPHFELKK
- a CDS encoding N-acetylmuramoyl-L-alanine amidase is translated as MKRKAILNIGHGNTINKKGVRVYDPGAIGNGFEEYKYNYDLVNKYVSPYLKEMEVDHEVIIQSERFSKLPDEINRISTKDDVIVSFHLNSVDYNEGNGVEVFYYPTSSKGKELARKMLEANLCITKLKNRGIKPNVSGARGHALFQKTKATAVLIESGFISNDRDIATLNAVQEQLGRSYAKAIAEYIKG